The DNA region GAGCGGGGATGGAGGCACTCCTGGCGGCGCTGCCCGCCCAGCCAGGTTTCCTGGGCGCCGAATTGCTCCACAGCCCCGCACAGCCGGGCCTCGTCCTTGTGGCGAGCCGCTGGGCGGGCGAGGTGCCCGCGCTGCCCCTTCCGGCGGGGGCGCGGGCGTGGGTGTTCGAGGTGTTGGAGAGCAGGTAGACTTACCCGACCTGACCTTGTTTTCCTATGCTCCTCGTTTTACGATGCTTTGGCATCGGTAAGCGATGCTCATTGGCATCACCCCTCGCGCCGATAGGGAAAGGGGTCTGCATGGACGCTCAGCAGCTCAAAGGCCACCTCGACTTGCTTCTGCTCGCCGCGCTGGAGCGGGGCCCGAGCTACGGCGGGCAGATCATAGCGGACGTGCAGGCGGCGACGGGCGGGTACTTCTCCCTGCGCGAGGGGACGCTCTACCCCGCCCTGCACCGTCTGGAGAAGGCAGGGTGGATCGAGGGGGAATTTCGGCAGCTTCCGCGCGGCGGCAGCCTGGTCAAGGTCTACCGCTTGACGCCGGGGGGACGGGAAGAACTGCGGGCACAGCGCGAACGCTACGAACGGTTCAGCGCCGCCGTGCGCGGTGTGATCGGGGGCAGGGCATGAGGGCGACCGAACGTTACCTGAAGCATGCCACCCGGGGCTTATGGGGAAAGGCGCGGCAAAACGTCCGGCTGGAGCTGCGCGGTGCCATTGAGGACAAGATTCACCGCCACCGGCTGCTGGGCCTGACCGAGGAGGAGGCGACCCGCGCCGCCCTGCGCGACCTGGGAGACCCGCATACCGTCGCGCGGGAGTTGAACCGGGTGCACACGCTGCCCCACGCCGCCCGCGCCGCATTGCTGGCCGGGGTCGCCACGCTGCTGGGGGTGCAGGCGCTGGCGGGGGTGCCAGTGGTGCGGGCCATTTCGGGCTCTTCCGGGGAGGAATGTCGGAAGTTCGTCGCCTCTCCGCCGGAACAACGGTCAGCCTGGGAACGCGAACGTTACGAACAACTCCTCCGGGAGAAAAACGGAGTTGCAGGGTTACTCCATTGGTGTCGAGCCTACGCCGAATCGAGAAGCGACCTCCTGCTTTTAAGCGACCTCGTTGCTGCGTTTGAAGCCGCTGGGATCAGGCTCACTCCCGTCATCGGCGCGGATAATCTGTATCAACTTTCCTTCTCTGGTGG from Deinococcus aetherius includes:
- a CDS encoding antibiotic biosynthesis monooxygenase family protein — protein: MSAAKAPLRVHYAEARGDAARAGMEALLAALPAQPGFLGAELLHSPAQPGLVLVASRWAGEVPALPLPAGARAWVFEVLESR
- a CDS encoding PadR family transcriptional regulator, which encodes MDAQQLKGHLDLLLLAALERGPSYGGQIIADVQAATGGYFSLREGTLYPALHRLEKAGWIEGEFRQLPRGGSLVKVYRLTPGGREELRAQRERYERFSAAVRGVIGGRA